Proteins encoded by one window of Streptomyces sp. LX-29:
- a CDS encoding SpoIIE family protein phosphatase, which translates to MNFTRWSARLPGTQRRAAARADRGAGRSASSAPTGGGSVPAARGERADSAHPGAEAPTTAPAGAVDPARLVPTLDGLSVPDVLGHVPALVAVVYGPEHRIAYVNDAYAALFGPRAPGAPAGQALPELRELGLLPLMDQVLRSGKPRTVKSRRVPRGGFPSPHAPCAEAAPDEATEQETRAPRATVDEEPRAAMDAKASGAADREPGTGADQQTTAVHAAEPVEPAPDHAASLTPDRADAADEPGVVRPDKPSAPPGEPPTARDDAPPAGPRAATAIASGRSVIVTGAAMPGKTVIAPACSVRFPRGTARGPVPAAGRRSRDGYYTFTCTPIEVAAPSPTAAAHRGVLIFGADVTDQVEAAERLRASERRQREAAVTLQRSLLPQELEQPDDLRVAATYQPGGTDAAVGGDWYDVITLGAGRTALVIGDVMGRGVRAAAVMGQLRTAVRAYARLDLPPHEVLQLLDGLAAEIDPHQIATCVYAVHDPNEGRLVYASAGHLPILVREPDGSVHRADEPTGPPLGTGGWLHTSGSVPLGPGASAVLYTDGLVERRDMDIDAGVAALEQAFAGATGSPQVMCDRLIRALGITAEHDDDVAVLVLQHPARTGHDAELFHNAALELLGGVEAAPRARAFASGVLASWRFPMELRDLGVLAASELVANSLQHGTPPMRLRLRRTDRRLIIEVTDGDDHLPRRRRAEPVDEAGRGISIVATIASSWGSRRTPGGGKAVWCEFALPEG; encoded by the coding sequence GTGAACTTCACGCGCTGGAGCGCCCGGCTCCCCGGAACACAGCGACGCGCCGCCGCGCGGGCCGACCGCGGCGCGGGTCGGTCGGCGTCCTCGGCCCCGACCGGCGGCGGCTCCGTACCGGCGGCCCGGGGCGAGCGCGCCGACTCCGCCCACCCCGGAGCTGAGGCCCCGACGACCGCCCCGGCCGGCGCCGTCGACCCCGCGCGGCTCGTGCCCACCCTCGACGGGCTGTCCGTGCCCGACGTCCTCGGCCATGTGCCGGCCCTGGTCGCCGTCGTCTACGGCCCCGAGCACCGCATCGCGTACGTCAACGACGCCTATGCCGCGCTCTTCGGGCCCCGAGCCCCCGGCGCCCCCGCCGGCCAGGCGCTTCCCGAGCTGCGCGAGCTGGGTCTGCTGCCGCTGATGGACCAGGTGCTGCGCAGCGGCAAGCCCCGCACGGTCAAATCCCGCCGGGTCCCGCGCGGCGGCTTCCCCAGCCCGCACGCCCCGTGCGCCGAGGCGGCGCCGGACGAGGCGACCGAACAGGAGACCCGCGCGCCCCGCGCGACGGTGGACGAGGAGCCCCGCGCGGCGATGGACGCGAAGGCGAGCGGGGCGGCGGACCGGGAGCCCGGCACGGGGGCGGACCAGCAGACGACCGCGGTGCACGCGGCCGAGCCCGTCGAGCCCGCCCCTGACCACGCCGCGAGCCTGACCCCGGACCGCGCCGACGCGGCGGATGAGCCGGGCGTTGTGCGGCCGGACAAGCCGTCCGCCCCGCCGGGCGAACCGCCCACCGCGCGGGACGACGCCCCGCCCGCCGGCCCGCGTGCCGCCACCGCGATCGCCAGCGGGCGGTCGGTGATCGTGACGGGGGCCGCGATGCCCGGCAAGACCGTGATCGCCCCGGCCTGCTCCGTACGGTTCCCGCGCGGCACCGCGCGGGGGCCGGTTCCGGCGGCCGGCCGACGGTCGCGCGACGGCTACTACACCTTCACCTGCACCCCGATCGAGGTCGCCGCCCCCTCGCCCACCGCCGCCGCGCACCGCGGCGTCCTCATCTTCGGCGCCGACGTCACCGACCAGGTCGAGGCCGCCGAGCGGCTGCGGGCCAGCGAGCGCCGGCAGCGCGAGGCCGCCGTCACCCTCCAGCGCAGCCTGCTGCCGCAGGAGCTGGAGCAGCCCGACGACCTGCGGGTCGCCGCGACGTACCAGCCGGGCGGCACAGACGCCGCCGTCGGCGGCGACTGGTACGACGTGATCACCCTCGGCGCGGGCCGCACCGCCCTGGTCATCGGCGACGTCATGGGCCGCGGGGTGCGGGCGGCCGCCGTGATGGGCCAGCTGCGGACCGCCGTGCGCGCCTACGCCCGGCTCGACCTGCCGCCGCACGAGGTGCTCCAACTCCTCGACGGCCTCGCCGCCGAGATCGACCCCCATCAGATCGCCACCTGTGTGTACGCGGTCCACGACCCCAACGAGGGACGTCTCGTCTACGCCTCGGCGGGCCATCTGCCGATCCTGGTCCGCGAGCCCGACGGCAGCGTGCACCGCGCGGACGAGCCCACCGGTCCGCCGCTGGGCACCGGCGGCTGGCTGCACACCTCCGGTTCGGTGCCCCTCGGCCCCGGTGCCAGCGCTGTCCTCTATACGGACGGCCTGGTGGAGCGGCGTGACATGGACATCGACGCGGGCGTCGCCGCGCTGGAGCAGGCCTTCGCGGGGGCGACCGGCTCCCCGCAGGTGATGTGCGACCGGCTGATCCGCGCCCTGGGCATCACCGCGGAGCACGACGACGACGTCGCCGTGCTCGTCCTCCAGCACCCGGCCCGCACCGGCCACGACGCGGAGCTCTTCCACAACGCCGCGCTGGAGCTCCTCGGCGGGGTGGAGGCCGCTCCCCGCGCGCGGGCCTTCGCCTCGGGCGTCCTGGCCAGCTGGCGCTTCCCGATGGAGCTGCGCGACCTGGGCGTGCTCGCCGCCAGCGAGCTCGTCGCCAACTCGCTCCAGCACGGCACGCCTCCGATGCGGCTGCGGCTGCGACGCACGGACCGGCGGCTGATCATCGAGGTGACGGACGGCGACGACCATCTGCCGCGGCGCCGTCGCGCGGAGCCGGTGGACGAGGCGGGGCGCGGCATCTCGATCGTCGCGACCATCGCCTCCTCCTGGGGCTCGCGCCGCACTCCGGGGGGTGGAAAGGCCGTCTGGTGCGAGTTCGCCCTGCCGGAGGGGTGA
- a CDS encoding MFS transporter has protein sequence MTTAMGAALRRIQLGNALSAFGNGFTVPFLFIYVAQVRELGASTAGVVLATFAVAALVVLPFTGRVIDRRGPLPVAVAGTIAASAGSMGLGLAATEPLVVLAAAALGAGIAVIQPALATMIVWCSTTATRSRAFAMQFFLNNLGLGVGGLLGGLLVDTSDPSSFVRLFSIESVMFLVLGATVATVRLPKVPRVEDPVPSDDRARGGWRALLADRAMVQLCVLGFVMFFACYGQFESGLAAYAVEVTRISPATLGVALAANTAMIVIAQFVVLRLVERHRRSRVIALVGLIWTVAWLVAAAAGLMHGSHAIATAAIISTYALFGLGEAMLSPTIAPLVADLAPSPLLGQYNSAFALVKQLALAVGPAVGGLLAGAGMYVAYILMLVLCSLGITALALRLGRRLSPAQDSPLRALAAAPVPAPRSAATEQVPAEPVPAAV, from the coding sequence GTGACCACCGCGATGGGCGCCGCGCTGCGTCGAATCCAGCTGGGCAACGCGCTGAGCGCGTTCGGCAACGGCTTCACCGTCCCGTTCCTGTTCATCTATGTGGCGCAGGTGCGGGAGCTCGGGGCGAGCACCGCGGGCGTGGTGCTGGCGACGTTCGCCGTGGCCGCCCTGGTCGTGCTGCCCTTCACCGGTCGGGTGATCGACCGGCGCGGGCCGCTGCCCGTCGCCGTCGCGGGCACGATCGCCGCGTCCGCCGGTTCGATGGGGCTCGGGCTCGCCGCCACCGAGCCGCTCGTCGTGCTGGCCGCCGCGGCGCTCGGCGCGGGCATCGCGGTGATCCAGCCGGCGCTCGCCACCATGATCGTCTGGTGCTCGACCACCGCGACCCGCTCGCGCGCCTTCGCCATGCAGTTCTTCCTCAACAACCTCGGCCTCGGTGTCGGCGGTCTGCTGGGCGGGCTGCTGGTCGACACCTCGGACCCGTCGAGCTTCGTGCGGCTCTTCTCCATCGAGTCCGTCATGTTCCTGGTCCTGGGGGCGACGGTGGCGACCGTCCGGCTGCCGAAGGTGCCGCGGGTCGAGGACCCGGTGCCCTCCGACGACCGGGCGCGCGGCGGCTGGCGGGCGCTGCTCGCGGACCGCGCGATGGTGCAGCTGTGCGTGCTGGGCTTCGTGATGTTCTTCGCCTGCTACGGACAGTTCGAGTCCGGCCTGGCCGCCTACGCCGTCGAGGTCACCCGGATCTCCCCCGCGACCCTGGGCGTGGCCCTGGCCGCGAACACCGCGATGATCGTGATCGCGCAGTTCGTCGTGCTCCGGCTCGTCGAGCGGCACCGGCGCAGCCGCGTCATCGCGCTCGTCGGCCTCATCTGGACCGTGGCCTGGTTGGTCGCGGCCGCGGCCGGTCTGATGCACGGCAGTCACGCGATCGCGACCGCGGCGATCATCTCCACGTACGCGCTCTTCGGGCTCGGCGAGGCGATGCTGTCGCCGACCATCGCCCCGCTGGTCGCGGATCTGGCGCCGTCGCCGCTGCTCGGGCAGTACAACTCCGCGTTCGCCCTGGTGAAGCAGCTGGCCCTGGCGGTCGGCCCGGCGGTGGGCGGGCTGCTGGCGGGCGCCGGGATGTACGTGGCGTACATCCTGATGCTCGTCCTCTGCTCGCTGGGCATCACGGCGCTCGCGTTGCGGCTCGGCCGGCGGCTGAGCCCCGCCCAGGACAGCCCGCTGCGGGCGCTCGCCGCCGCGCCGGTGCCCGCGCCGCGGAGCGCGGCGACGGAGCAGGTGCCCGCGGAGCCGGTGCCCGCCGCCGTCTGA
- a CDS encoding MarR family transcriptional regulator has protein sequence MPDTPVPGPGPAPAPGPAEPSLEEQIAAYQREFQDLDPQVEKVVSALSRLNRRMSVAYGRQTATLGISNAEWEVLKALVLSGAPYRLGPGELAKRLGLTPAAMTHRIDRMAGEGLVTRERDENNRVRVIVELTDEGREKWLEAMRMASGFEEDLLQDLTSEERGQLGELLRRVLCRVEEAQPDAGGRLNDLS, from the coding sequence ATGCCTGACACCCCCGTCCCGGGCCCCGGCCCGGCCCCGGCCCCCGGGCCGGCCGAGCCGAGCCTCGAGGAACAGATCGCGGCCTACCAGCGCGAGTTCCAGGACCTGGATCCCCAGGTCGAGAAGGTCGTCTCGGCGCTCTCCCGGCTCAACCGCCGCATGAGCGTCGCGTACGGGCGCCAGACCGCGACCCTCGGCATCAGCAACGCCGAGTGGGAGGTCCTCAAGGCGCTGGTCCTCTCCGGTGCTCCGTACCGCCTGGGCCCCGGCGAGCTCGCCAAGCGGCTGGGGCTCACCCCGGCCGCCATGACCCACCGCATCGACCGCATGGCGGGCGAGGGGCTGGTGACCCGGGAGCGGGACGAGAACAACCGGGTGCGGGTCATCGTCGAGCTGACGGACGAGGGGCGCGAGAAGTGGCTGGAGGCCATGCGGATGGCCTCGGGCTTCGAGGAGGACCTGCTCCAGGACCTCACGAGCGAGGAGCGCGGGCAGCTCGGTGAGCTGCTGCGACGGGTGCTCTGCCGGGTCGAGGAGGCCCAGCCGGACGCCGGCGGACGGCTCAACGACCTGAGCTGA
- a CDS encoding ATP-binding protein, which produces MVDPIGAVTDAFTSLLFGKVETTRLPVRTSTGQAQAVYLPTAAPGLGDSGVIIGREVYSGKGYIYDPFQLYGQQLPAPHWLVLGESGNGKSALEKTYVLRQLRFRDRQVVVLDAQGEDGVGEWNLIAQELGITPIRLDPMAAREGGIRLNPLDPSITTTGQLALLRTIIEVAMGHGLDERSGFALKVAHAYVNETIVDRQPVLTDIVEQLRHPEAESAESMNVDIDDVRAWGLDVALVLDRLVDGDLRGMFDGPTTAGIDLEAPLIVFDLSHIDRNSIAMPILMAIVGVWLEHTWIRPDRKKRIFLVEEAWHIINSPFVAQLFQRLLKFGRRLGLSFVAVVHHLSDVVDGAAAKEAAAILKMASTRTIYAQKADEARATGRVLGLPRWAVEIIPTLTPGIAVWDVNGNVQVVKHLITEAERPLVYTDRAMTEDGLTLELAARADAEAEERAAAAVEQHLAEEAAATADAAYGGSSYGSTVA; this is translated from the coding sequence GTGGTCGATCCGATTGGCGCCGTCACCGACGCCTTCACCAGTCTGCTGTTCGGAAAGGTGGAGACGACACGGCTGCCGGTCCGCACGTCCACGGGGCAGGCGCAGGCCGTCTACCTGCCCACCGCGGCCCCGGGCCTCGGCGACTCAGGTGTGATCATCGGCCGGGAGGTCTACTCCGGCAAGGGCTATATCTACGATCCCTTCCAGCTGTACGGGCAGCAGCTGCCCGCCCCGCACTGGCTGGTCCTGGGCGAGTCCGGCAACGGCAAGTCGGCCCTGGAGAAGACCTACGTCCTCCGCCAGCTCCGGTTCCGCGACCGCCAGGTCGTCGTGCTCGACGCACAGGGCGAGGACGGCGTCGGCGAGTGGAACCTCATCGCCCAGGAGCTGGGGATAACCCCCATCCGGCTCGACCCGATGGCCGCCCGCGAGGGCGGCATCCGGCTCAACCCGCTCGACCCGTCGATCACCACGACCGGACAGCTGGCCCTGCTGCGTACGATCATCGAGGTCGCCATGGGGCACGGCCTGGACGAGCGCTCCGGCTTCGCCCTGAAGGTCGCCCACGCCTACGTCAACGAGACCATCGTCGACCGCCAGCCCGTCCTCACCGACATCGTGGAGCAGCTGCGCCACCCGGAGGCCGAGTCGGCCGAGTCGATGAACGTCGACATAGACGACGTGCGCGCCTGGGGCCTGGACGTCGCCCTCGTACTGGACCGCCTGGTCGACGGCGACCTGCGCGGCATGTTCGACGGCCCGACCACCGCCGGCATCGACCTCGAAGCGCCCCTGATCGTCTTCGACCTCTCCCACATCGACCGCAACTCGATCGCGATGCCCATCCTCATGGCCATCGTCGGCGTCTGGCTGGAGCACACCTGGATCCGGCCGGACCGCAAGAAGCGCATCTTCCTGGTCGAAGAGGCGTGGCACATCATCAACAGTCCGTTCGTCGCCCAGCTCTTCCAGCGGCTGCTGAAGTTCGGCCGCCGTCTCGGCCTGTCGTTCGTGGCCGTCGTCCACCACCTCTCGGACGTGGTCGACGGCGCCGCCGCCAAGGAGGCCGCGGCGATCCTCAAGATGGCCTCGACCCGCACCATCTACGCCCAGAAGGCGGACGAGGCCCGCGCCACCGGACGCGTGCTCGGTCTGCCCCGCTGGGCGGTCGAGATCATCCCCACCCTCACCCCGGGCATCGCGGTCTGGGACGTCAACGGCAACGTCCAGGTGGTCAAGCACCTGATCACCGAGGCGGAACGGCCCCTCGTCTACACCGACCGCGCGATGACGGAGGACGGGCTCACCCTGGAGCTCGCCGCCCGCGCGGACGCGGAGGCCGAGGAGCGCGCGGCCGCCGCCGTGGAGCAACATCTGGCCGAGGAGGCGGCGGCGACCGCCGACGCGGCGTACGGCGGGTCGTCGTACGGGTCGACGGTGGCGTGA
- a CDS encoding SCO6880 family protein: protein MEAQSHPITPRRTYLIGRARPSAIVGKNRETGEITLIIAGAFIGMMCGLLVPLLTLRIVTLVGFPTLALAAVYVPYNGRTFYKWFEIKRSYKRTLRKSGTYRSVAAEAGTRFDGREIEVGPPPGIGRISWLAAPFGPDEIAVLLHADRRTVTAAIEIEGPGVGLRDSEDQEALVDRFGTLLKHVANGDGFVTRLQMLARTLPADPDAHAKDVERRGDPEAPGWLKDSYDQLQSMVSTSSEQHRAYLVACMHYTRELANEAQAIARAARHTAGTRKLDKDAGLAVVMARELTDICARLAEADIRVRQPLGQGRLASLIHSMYDPDHPIDHIQAMTQRNAWPAELDAMEPTYLQAKTRESSTREPWCHATAWVKEWPMTPVGVNFLAPLLVHTPDVIRTVAVCMDLEPTEVAIERMLTEKTNDEAEASRAAKMNRTVDPRDIAAHGRLDQRGEDLASGAAGVNLVGYITVSARSPEALGRDKRTIRASAGKSYLKLEWCDREHHRAFVNTLPFATGIRR from the coding sequence ATTGAGGCCCAGTCCCACCCCATCACGCCCCGCCGTACCTATCTCATCGGTCGTGCCCGTCCCAGCGCGATCGTCGGCAAGAACCGCGAGACCGGCGAGATCACCCTGATCATCGCCGGCGCGTTCATCGGCATGATGTGCGGCCTGCTGGTGCCGCTGCTCACCCTGCGCATCGTCACCCTGGTCGGTTTCCCGACGCTCGCCCTGGCCGCCGTCTACGTGCCGTACAACGGCCGCACCTTCTACAAGTGGTTTGAAATCAAGCGCTCGTACAAGAGGACGCTCCGCAAGAGCGGCACCTACCGCTCGGTCGCGGCCGAGGCCGGCACCCGCTTCGACGGCCGGGAGATCGAGGTCGGCCCGCCGCCCGGCATCGGCCGCATCAGCTGGCTCGCCGCCCCCTTCGGCCCGGACGAGATCGCCGTCCTGCTGCACGCCGACCGCCGCACCGTCACCGCCGCCATCGAGATCGAGGGCCCGGGCGTGGGCCTGCGCGACAGCGAGGACCAGGAGGCCCTGGTCGACCGGTTCGGCACCCTGCTCAAGCACGTCGCCAACGGGGACGGCTTCGTGACCCGGCTGCAGATGCTGGCCCGTACGCTCCCGGCCGACCCCGACGCGCACGCCAAGGACGTCGAGCGGCGCGGCGACCCCGAGGCGCCCGGCTGGCTCAAGGACTCCTACGACCAGCTCCAGTCGATGGTCTCCACCTCCTCCGAGCAGCACCGCGCCTACCTCGTCGCCTGCATGCACTACACCCGCGAGCTCGCCAACGAGGCCCAGGCCATCGCCCGCGCGGCCCGCCACACCGCGGGCACCCGCAAGCTCGACAAGGACGCCGGTCTTGCCGTGGTCATGGCCCGCGAGCTGACCGACATCTGTGCCCGGCTCGCCGAGGCCGACATCCGGGTCCGGCAGCCGCTCGGCCAGGGTCGGCTGGCCTCCCTGATCCACTCCATGTACGACCCGGACCACCCAATCGACCACATCCAGGCCATGACCCAGCGCAACGCCTGGCCGGCCGAGCTGGACGCGATGGAACCGACGTACCTCCAGGCCAAGACCCGCGAGTCGAGCACCCGCGAGCCCTGGTGCCACGCCACCGCGTGGGTGAAGGAGTGGCCCATGACCCCGGTGGGCGTCAACTTCCTGGCGCCCCTGCTCGTCCACACCCCCGACGTCATCCGCACCGTGGCGGTCTGTATGGACCTGGAGCCGACCGAGGTCGCCATCGAACGGATGCTGACCGAGAAGACCAACGACGAGGCCGAGGCCAGCCGCGCGGCGAAGATGAACCGCACCGTCGACCCTCGCGACATCGCCGCCCACGGCCGGCTCGACCAGCGCGGCGAGGACCTCGCCAGCGGCGCCGCCGGCGTCAACCTCGTCGGCTACATCACCGTCTCCGCCCGCTCCCCCGAGGCGCTCGGGCGCGACAAGCGGACCATCCGGGCCTCCGCCGGCAAGAGCTATCTGAAGCTGGAGTGGTGCGACCGCGAACACCACCGGGCCTTCGTGAACACCCTGCCGTTCGCCACCGGCATCCGCCGGTAG
- a CDS encoding bifunctional lytic transglycosylase/C40 family peptidase, with amino-acid sequence MRKVWLGVSVGVALCSSFVALLVIGTYVVAGNLMSGQGGNTVGLAKGAVPASYAPLVQRWGNLCPAINPALLAAQLYQESGWNPKAQSPANAKGIAQFIPGTWATHGVDGDKDGDRDIWDPKDAIPSAAAYDCSLAKYVKDVPGDPTHNMLASYNAGAYAVIKYSGVPPYRETQNYVKTITTLAKSFEAPVQKVPSSRQAAGAIYFAQDKLGTEYLWGGDGTPEEGGRFDCSGLTKAAYHSVGIELPRVANDQWNAGPHPKRDELLPGDLVFFAYDLNDPRSIHHVGIYVGGGQMINAPYTGAVIRYDKIDTPDYIGATRVTADGAKALPKPDSV; translated from the coding sequence GTGCGTAAGGTCTGGCTGGGTGTCAGTGTCGGTGTCGCGCTGTGCTCTTCGTTTGTGGCACTGCTGGTCATCGGCACCTATGTGGTGGCCGGAAACCTGATGTCCGGTCAGGGTGGCAACACGGTGGGGCTGGCGAAGGGCGCCGTGCCCGCCTCCTACGCCCCGCTGGTGCAGCGCTGGGGGAACCTCTGCCCCGCCATCAACCCGGCACTGCTCGCCGCCCAGCTCTACCAGGAGAGCGGCTGGAACCCCAAGGCGCAGAGTCCGGCGAACGCCAAGGGCATAGCGCAGTTCATCCCCGGCACCTGGGCCACCCACGGCGTCGACGGCGACAAGGACGGCGACCGCGACATCTGGGATCCCAAGGACGCGATCCCCTCCGCGGCCGCCTACGACTGCTCGCTCGCCAAGTACGTGAAGGACGTCCCGGGCGATCCGACCCACAACATGCTGGCGTCCTACAACGCGGGCGCCTACGCGGTGATCAAGTACTCGGGCGTGCCGCCGTACCGGGAGACGCAGAACTATGTGAAGACCATCACCACCCTCGCCAAGAGCTTCGAGGCTCCGGTGCAGAAGGTGCCGTCCTCGCGGCAGGCCGCCGGGGCGATCTACTTCGCCCAGGACAAGCTGGGCACGGAGTATCTGTGGGGCGGTGACGGCACGCCGGAGGAGGGCGGGAGGTTCGACTGTTCGGGGCTGACCAAGGCGGCCTACCACTCGGTGGGGATCGAGCTGCCCCGCGTCGCCAACGATCAGTGGAACGCCGGTCCGCACCCCAAACGGGACGAGTTGCTCCCCGGTGACCTGGTGTTCTTCGCCTACGACCTCAATGATCCACGCTCGATCCACCACGTGGGGATCTACGTCGGGGGCGGACAGATGATCAACGCGCCCTACACTGGCGCCGTCATCCGTTACGACAAGATCGACACCCCCGACTACATCGGTGCCACGAGGGTGACGGCCGATGGCGCGAAAGCGCTGCCCAAGCCGGACTCCGTGTGA
- a CDS encoding phosphatase PAP2 family protein, translating into MAGLSLGSPLAESGTGSNPDVTLLYDINGLAKDAPHWFDRVMEFVGEFGIIFGLALVMLGAWWGARKRGADAPSAVAGLVWAPLAAGVALIANIPIRNFVERPRPFKDHQGLEVLVAGKSDYSFVSDHATLAMALAVGVFMASRKYGLAAIGLALFEGFCRVYMGVHYPTDVIGGFALGTAVALLLAPLAMMLLTPLATAVAGSPVGWLVRAAPRGRPGHGPAAADRPAMPGPRRRGQDEDLAA; encoded by the coding sequence ATGGCTGGACTCTCACTGGGGTCCCCCCTGGCGGAGTCAGGGACAGGGTCCAACCCCGACGTCACCCTGCTCTACGACATCAACGGGTTGGCCAAGGACGCCCCGCACTGGTTCGACCGCGTCATGGAGTTCGTGGGCGAGTTCGGCATCATCTTCGGGCTGGCCCTGGTGATGCTCGGCGCCTGGTGGGGCGCGCGCAAGCGGGGCGCTGACGCCCCCAGCGCCGTCGCCGGCCTGGTGTGGGCCCCGCTGGCCGCGGGTGTCGCCCTGATCGCCAACATCCCCATCCGCAACTTCGTGGAGCGCCCCCGGCCCTTCAAGGACCATCAGGGGCTCGAGGTCCTGGTGGCCGGCAAGAGCGACTACTCCTTCGTGAGCGATCACGCCACGCTGGCCATGGCGCTCGCCGTCGGTGTCTTCATGGCCAGCCGGAAGTACGGCCTCGCCGCCATCGGCCTCGCGCTCTTCGAGGGCTTCTGCCGCGTCTACATGGGCGTGCACTACCCGACCGACGTCATCGGCGGCTTCGCCCTCGGCACGGCCGTGGCCCTGCTGCTCGCCCCGCTCGCCATGATGCTGCTGACGCCGCTGGCGACCGCGGTCGCCGGCTCCCCGGTCGGCTGGCTGGTGCGCGCCGCCCCGCGCGGTCGTCCGGGCCACGGGCCGGCCGCCGCCGACCGTCCGGCCATGCCGGGGCCCCGCCGCCGCGGACAGGACGAGGACCTGGCCGCCTGA
- a CDS encoding FAD-binding oxidoreductase, translated as MDRRTLLAAGTGLAAAAAWTTGCDDGSATSGRGPGAASATDPTDLRSTALRTRAAGGGKPGTKDWTALGKGLQGRLIRPGDADYATARQLYNTRFDGLRPAAVAYVSNSTDIAECLAFARRHGTRVSIRNGGHSYAGWSSGNGRLVIDVSLLSSVRTTSGGATIGAGAKLIDVYTRLGAHGVTIPAGSCPTVGVSGLTLGGGHGVVSRAYGLTADSLTGARIVTADGRTLDVSKDREADLFWALRGAGNGNFGVVTELRFRTHRAADGVSAYLTWPWKKAAAVLRAWQEWGPSQPDEIWSALHLSATPGSTPRVSVSCFSLGTYGDLQNALDRLADRAGGPGPASSVTLRRRSYLDAMERYAGCGSVSTTQCHLPGKTPGRTRSGVLKRETYAARSDFFDRSLSAAGIRALLDQAERYGRRTSGGGGVAIALTALGGAVNRVSPTATAFVHRRSRFLAQYTASWAAGGSGGVQAAWLDGAHAAMRRYASGAAYQNYTDAGLKDWRKAYYGDAAGRLTKLKKHYDPHRLFDFPQAL; from the coding sequence ATGGACAGGCGCACACTGCTGGCAGCCGGCACGGGACTCGCGGCGGCAGCCGCATGGACGACGGGATGTGACGACGGGTCGGCCACCTCAGGGCGCGGCCCGGGCGCCGCGTCCGCCACCGACCCCACCGACCTCCGCTCCACCGCGCTGCGCACCCGCGCGGCCGGCGGAGGCAAGCCGGGCACCAAGGACTGGACGGCCCTCGGCAAGGGCCTCCAGGGGCGACTGATACGCCCGGGCGACGCGGACTACGCCACCGCCCGACAGCTGTACAACACCCGCTTCGACGGACTGCGCCCCGCGGCCGTCGCGTACGTCTCCAACAGCACCGACATCGCCGAGTGCCTGGCCTTCGCCCGGCGCCACGGCACCCGGGTCTCGATCCGCAACGGCGGCCACAGCTACGCGGGTTGGTCCAGCGGAAACGGCCGGCTGGTCATCGACGTCTCCCTGCTGTCCTCGGTCCGCACCACCTCCGGCGGCGCGACCATCGGCGCGGGCGCCAAGCTCATCGACGTCTACACCCGGCTCGGGGCGCACGGCGTCACCATCCCGGCCGGCTCCTGCCCCACCGTGGGGGTCTCCGGACTCACCCTGGGCGGCGGCCACGGCGTGGTGTCCCGGGCGTACGGGCTCACCGCCGACAGCCTCACCGGCGCGCGGATCGTCACCGCCGACGGCCGGACCCTCGACGTCTCCAAGGACCGGGAGGCCGATCTCTTCTGGGCGCTGCGCGGCGCCGGTAACGGCAACTTCGGCGTGGTGACCGAGCTGCGCTTCCGCACCCACCGGGCGGCCGACGGCGTATCGGCGTATCTGACCTGGCCTTGGAAGAAGGCGGCGGCCGTGCTGCGCGCCTGGCAGGAGTGGGGCCCCAGCCAGCCCGACGAGATCTGGTCGGCCCTGCACCTCTCCGCGACCCCAGGCAGCACCCCCCGCGTCTCGGTGAGCTGCTTCTCGCTGGGCACCTACGGCGATCTGCAGAACGCCCTCGACCGGCTCGCCGACCGGGCCGGCGGCCCGGGCCCGGCCTCCAGCGTGACGCTGCGCCGCCGCTCGTACCTGGACGCCATGGAGCGGTACGCGGGCTGCGGGTCCGTCAGCACCACCCAGTGCCATCTGCCCGGCAAGACGCCCGGCCGCACCAGGAGCGGCGTCCTCAAGCGCGAGACCTACGCGGCGCGCTCGGACTTCTTCGACCGCTCGCTCAGCGCGGCCGGCATCCGGGCGCTGCTCGACCAAGCGGAGCGGTACGGCCGACGGACGAGCGGCGGCGGCGGGGTCGCGATCGCGCTCACCGCGCTGGGCGGTGCCGTCAACCGCGTCTCCCCGACGGCCACCGCCTTCGTCCACCGACGCTCGCGCTTCCTGGCGCAGTACACCGCCTCCTGGGCGGCGGGCGGCTCGGGCGGCGTACAGGCCGCCTGGCTGGACGGGGCGCACGCGGCGATGCGCCGGTACGCCTCGGGCGCCGCGTACCAGAACTACACCGACGCCGGGCTGAAGGACTGGCGCAAGGCGTACTACGGGGACGCCGCGGGCCGGCTGACGAAGCTGAAGAAGCACTACGACCCGCACCGCCTCTTCGACTTCCCGCAGGCGCTGTAG
- a CDS encoding metal-sensitive transcriptional regulator → MAAGTGAADDEEQAKAPDRPLGPHGYSKQKDQHLKRLRRIEGQIRGLQRMVEEDVYCIDILTQVSAGTKALQSFALQLLEEHLRHCVASAAVKGGEEIDTKVEEATAAIARLLRT, encoded by the coding sequence ATGGCAGCCGGCACCGGCGCGGCGGACGACGAGGAGCAGGCGAAGGCCCCCGACCGGCCGCTCGGTCCACACGGCTACAGCAAGCAGAAGGACCAGCACCTCAAGCGACTGCGCCGGATCGAAGGCCAGATCCGGGGCCTGCAGCGGATGGTCGAGGAGGACGTCTACTGCATCGACATCCTCACCCAGGTCTCCGCCGGCACCAAGGCGCTCCAGTCCTTCGCCCTCCAGCTGCTCGAAGAGCACCTGCGGCACTGCGTCGCGAGCGCCGCGGTCAAGGGCGGCGAGGAGATCGACACCAAGGTCGAGGAGGCCACCGCGGCCATCGCCCGACTGCTGCGGACCTGA